A region of Drosophila suzukii chromosome 2L, CBGP_Dsuzu_IsoJpt1.0, whole genome shotgun sequence DNA encodes the following proteins:
- the l(2)37Bb gene encoding FAD-dependent oxidoreductase domain-containing protein 1, with the protein MLRYRHAVRLLQRRNYSAGAASNGSGSSGGDKSGEDDRHPIRRTLRLLGNDMRKVKDFFLPKETETEEDRIPTQSKFQFTGEKTRDPTVPDDFQTHCDVLIIGGGGVGSSIAYWLKEKARDGLNVVVVEKDDTYAQSATRVSVGGLCQQFSLPENIQMSLFAAEFLRGAKQHFGQDVPLQFTPYGHLMLAGEEHAESLMRSSQLQNELGARNELLTADRLAARFPWLNTSGIALGCIGLEKEGWFNPLALLSNLRRSASGYGAHFLSGQVVDFEFKSQTDISVVGDAGSNEGNYTGLDKAVIQLPDGTSRTCKFALCVIAAGVSSGQVARLAKIGVGPGMLQVPLPIDARKRHMYAINSQAQSAPGMSMPMTIDPTGIFIRRDGLNGNYICGQDSTEESNVPAADAQFFDQHIRPKLAERVPALGEAQVLDSWTGSYDQNIYDENGILGAHPYYHNLYIATGFSGHGVQQSLAIGRAISELVMDGQFRTIDLSRLSFDRLIVDQPMYEFNNVLS; encoded by the exons ATGTTGCGGTACAGACATGCAGTGAGACTTCTGCAGCGCCGAAATTACTCGGCCGGAGCAGCTAGCAATGGAAGTGGATCATCCGGCGGCGACAAATCCGGCGAAGATGATCGGCACCCCATAAGACGAACCCTTCGTTTGCTCGGCAACGATATGCGCAAAGTGAAAGACTTCTTTCTGCCAAAGGAAACGGAAACCGAGGAGGATCGTATCCCCACCCAAAGCAAGTTCCAGTTTACCGGAGAGAAGACAAGGGATCCAACAGTGCCAGATGATTTCCAGACCCACTGCGATGTGCTCATAATTGGCGGCGGAGGAGTAGGCAGCTCCATCGCCTACTGGCTGAAGGAGAAGGCCCGCGATGGCCTCAATGTGGTGGTGGTGGAAAAGGATGATACA TACGCCCAGTCTGCCACCCGCGTTTCTGTGGGCGGTCTTTGCCAGCAGTTTTCGCTGCCCGAAAACATCCAAATGTCTCTCTTTGCCGCTGAATTCTTGCGGGGCGCCAAGCAACACTTTGGCCAGGATGTGCCCCTCCAGTTCACACCCTATGGCCACCTAATGCTCGCCGGCGAAGAGCACGCCGAAAGCCTGATGCGCTCCTCCCAGCTGCAAAACGAACTGGGTGCCCGGAACGAACTCCTCACGGCGGATCGACTGGCAGCCAGGTTTCCCTGGCTGAACACTAGCGGCATCGCCTTGGGCTGCATTGGACTGGAGAAGGAGGGCTGGTTCAATCCTTTGGCCCTGCTTAGCAACCTTCGTCGCTCTGCCAGCGGCTACGGAGCTCATTTCCTTAGTGGCCAGGTGGTGGACTTTGAATTCAAGTCACAAACAGACATATCTGTGGTCGGAGACGCAGGGTCCAACGAAGGAAACTACACGGGCCTGGACAAGGCGGTCATCCAACTGCCCGATGGCACGAGCCGCACATGCAAGTTTGCTCTGTGTGTGATAGCAGCCGGCGTCAGTTCCGGACAGGTGGCACGATTGGCGAAGATAGGTGTGGGTCCGGGAATGCTGCAGGTTCCGCTGCCTATCGATGCACGCAAGCGGCACATGTACGCCATAAATTCGCAGGCTCAAAGTGCACCTGGAATGTCGATGCCCATGACCATTGATCCCACGGGAATCTTTATCCGTAGAGATGGACTAAACGGCAACTACATATGCGGACAGGATTCCACTGAGGAGAGCAATGTCCCAGCGGCGGATGCGCAGTTCTTTGATCAGCACATCAGACCCAAGTTGGCAGAGCGAGTCCCCGCCCTTGGAGAGGCCCAAGTGCTGGATAGCTGGACGGGCAGCTACGATCAGAACATCTACGACGAGAACGGCATTTTGGGAGCCCATCCGTACTACCATAATCTGTATATAGCTACCGGGTTTAGCGGGCACGGAGTCCAGCAATCCCTTGCTATCGGTCGAGCCATATCCGAGTTGGTAATGGATGGCCAGTTTCGGACCATCGATCTCTCGCGTCTGAGCTTCGACAGGCTGATTGTGGACCAACCCATGTACGAGTTTAATAATGTGTTAAGCTAG
- the Rpn3 gene encoding probable 26S proteasome non-ATPase regulatory subunit 3 — translation MTNATDIGAHDVEMEVDPTAETLADEKKNQDVAAVQEIREQIRQIEKGVASKESRFILRVLRNLPNTRRKLNGVVFRNLAQSIYPAGADREAAVALMPAVEKDATELPDVPKKQVASKAPIAEVDAYFYLLLLVKLIDASDLKRAGTCADALMAKISIQNRRTLDLIGAKSYFYFSRVAELKNSLEGIRAFLHARLRTATLRNDFEGQAVLINCLLRNYLHYALYDQADKLVKKSVYPESASNNEWARFLYYLGRIKAAKLEYSDAHKHLVQALRKSPQHAAIGFRQTVQKLIIVVELLLGNIPERVVFRQAGLRQSLGAYFQLTQAVRLGNLKRFGDVVSQYGPKFQLDHTFTLIIRLRHNVIKTAIRSIGLSYSRISPQDIAKRLMLDSAEDAEFIVSKAIRDGVIEATLDPAQNYMRSKESTDIYSTREPQLAFHERISFCLNLHNQSVKAMRYPPKSYGKDLESAEERREREQQDLELAKEMAEDDEDGF, via the exons ATGACCAACGCAACGGACATCGGTGCCCACGACGTGGAGATGGAGGTGGATCCCACCGCCGAGACGCTGGCGGACGAGAAGAAGAACCAAGATGTGGCCGCAGTGCAAGAGATTCGCGAGCAGATTCGCCAGATTGAGAAGGGGGTGGCCTCCAAGGAGTCGCG CTTCATCCTCCGCGTCCTTCGCAATTTGCCCAACACCCGCCGCAAGCTGAACGGCGTCGTCTTCCGGAATCTGGCCCAGAGTATTTATCCTGCTGGTGCCGATCGTGAGGCCGCCGTGGCTCTAATGCCTGCCGTGGAGAAGGACGCCACCGAGCTGCCCGATGTGCCCAAGAAGCAAGTGGCCAGCAAGGCCCCAATTGCTGAGGTCGACGCGTACTTCTACCTACTCCTGCTGGTCAAGTTGATCGACGCCAGCGACTTAAAGCGCGCCGGAACCTGCGCCGATGCTCTGATGGCCAAAATCTCCATCCAGAACCGCCGCACCCTGGATCTGATTGGAGCCAAGTCCTATTTCTACTTCTCTCGAGTGGCAGAGCTGAAGAACTCTCTGGAGGGCATCCGCGCCTTCCTGCACGCCCGCCTGCGCACGGCTACGCTGCGTAACGATTTCGAAGGCCAGGCGGTGCTGATAAACTGTCTGCTGCGTAACTATCTGCACTACGCTCTATACGATCAGGCCGACAAGCTGGTGAAGAAGTCCGTGTACCCAGAGTCGGCCAGCAACAACGAGTGGGCCCGCTTCCTCTACTATTTGGGTCGCATCAAGGCCGCCAAACTGGAGTACAGCGATGCCCACAAGCATCTGGTCCAGGCGCTGCGCAAATCGCCACAACACGCGGCCATTGGCTTCCGCCAGACGGTGCAAAAGCTAATCATCGTCGTGGAGCTGCTGCTGGGCAACATCCCGGAGCGTGTGGTGTTCCGGCAGGCCGGTCTGCGCCAGTCTCTGGGCGCATATTTCCAGCTCACGCAAGCCGTGCGTCTGGGCAACCTGAAACGCTTCGGCGACGTGGTATCCCAGTACGGACCCAAGTTCCAACTGGACCACACGTTCACTCTGATTATTCGTCTGCGCCACAATGTGATCAAGACGGCTATCCGGTCTATTGGTCTTTCGTACTCGCGCATCTCGCCGCAGGACATTGCCAAGCGACTGATGCTGGACTCGGCCGAGGATGCTGAGTTCATCGTTTCGAAGGCTATACGGGATGGAGTGATTGAGGCCACACTGGACCCGGCCCAGAACTACATGCGTAGCAAGGAGAGCACCGATATCTACAGCACCCGGGAGCCGCAGCTGGCCTTCCACGAGCGCATCTCGTTCTGCCTCAACCTGCACAACCAGAGTGTGAAGGCCATGCGCTATCCCCCAAAGTCCTACGGCAAGGATCTGGAGAGCGCCGAGGAGCGACGCGAGCGTGAGCAACAGGACCTCGAGCTGGCCAAGGAGATGGCTGAGGACGATGAGGATGGTTTCTAA
- the LOC108013718 gene encoding zinc finger CCHC domain-containing protein 2, which produces MICKQDVLLWFEKLESYHRIETMYALLTACLPFELRFLGTLLEEQGRCDSETLRGMELRANNPHELAADMVNCQKGDPTDRKIRRKMALYLALIRACNRNCVSEIYRTLECWGECDFGCINDQDTLLELLLVYTMAAIHPVFSMEEQKKIFGILAKIKENKLVSERFVPQMQAQTQTPAPQHPHPPSPHDLILQQPPHVIHQMTGPQQPPPHPQHHQMVQMLQTPQGNIPLIFPQHFPKILNSSDGTHQISVDGMTHQMCMQPNITIPGDTSAIIGHQNTGWTMRHYVPQPPHQQPALQQQQPQSLDHQVPPASSPMLSQQSSPSSSRTTSPQRDRSLINVPLQAQHQQQQPMRSMSQRLAGQKNARRPSAETTPPPTSIGGEQQHESINDGGSSNSSGTSLHSIIRNGFPRPGHHHRVKANTFIPQHQQQQHFQNPNYNMNVMMQSMNLTDDGSGGMMGMNSTKSAATTGSESGSSNGSCGDLSPSETPTPTQLSLPLHSSVDAGMGMITTVLPTGLGGYQPKQHHLSYKQQQQLNLHQRLNGRNGMDKSYQQVYTTGTQSIVSDAQTISSGSLQQQQQLISQSPVTTPTSTVLLQTQQPPPTAYNTSYPYHQRGPPPPQQIFQAHSAPPPQTVRGGFRYPMGPPHNGELIYPAFPTSLAFLPMTAGGTPTAVTPPQLQNPAAVVSTNALTVQTVPTPQPQQVPSTTPYSALTVCPITGAGGGGNGQKVISCYNCGSQTHSGRECQEASMEDVTRSASYKLDYSETSMDTNSTGDHHKDVGGMQISSATTAGTVASTGK; this is translated from the exons ATGATTTGCAAACAGGACGTGCTGCTGTGGTTTGAGAAACTCGAGAGCTACCATCGGATCGAAACGATGTACGCCCTGCTCACCGCCTGCCTGCCATTCGAGTTGCGCTTCCTGGGCACGCTGCTGGAGGAGCAGGGCAGGTGCGACTCGGAGACGCTGCGCGGCATGGAGCTGCGGGCGAACAATCCGCACGAGCTGGCCGCCGACATGGTCAACTGCCAGAAGGGCGACCCCACCGACCGGAAGATCCGGCGCAAGATGGCCCTGTATCTGGCGCTGATTCGCGCCTGCAACCGGAACTGCGTTAGTGAGATCTACCGCACTCTGGAATGCTGGGGAGAGTGTGATTTTGGCTGTATCAACGATCAGGACACGCTTTTGGAGCTGCTGCTCGTATACACGATGGCAGCCATCCACCCGGTGTTCTCCATGGAGGAGCAGAAGAAAATCTTCGGCATACTGGCCAAGATCAAGGAGAATAAGCTGGTGTCAGAGCGATTTGTGCCGCAGATGCAAGCACAAACACAGACGCCGGCGCCCCAGCATCCGCACCCGCCGTCCCCTCATGACCTGATCCTTCAGCAACCGCCGCATGTGATCCACCAGATGACAGGACCACAGCAGCCGCCACCTCATCCACAGCATCACCAGATGGTGCAAATGTTGCAGACGCCGCAAGGCAACATCCCATTGATCTTTCCCCAGCACTTTCCCAAG ATTTTGAACAGCTCTGATGGGACGCACCAGATCAGTGTCGACGGCATGACACATCAGATGTGCATGCAGCCGAACATCACCATTCCAGGGGACACGAGTGCCATCATCGGTCACCAGAACACGGGGTGGACGATGCGCCACTACGTCCCACAACCGCCCCACCAACAACCCGctctgcagcagcagcagccgcagaGTCTGGACCATCAAGTGCCACCGGCCAGTTCGCCCATGCTGAGCCAGCAGTCATCGCCTTCGAGCAGTCGCACCACGAGTCCCCAGCGGGACCGTTCCCTCATCAACGTTCCACTGCAGGcgcagcatcagcagcagcagccgatGAGGAGCATGTCGCAGCGACTGGCGGGTCAGAAGAATGCGCGTCGTCCTTCGGCGGAGACAACGCCGCCGCCCACCTCTATTGGCGGCGAGCAGCAACATGAA aGTATCAACGATGGCGGAAGCAGCAATTCCAGTGGAACCAGCCTGCACAGCATCATTCGTAACGGTTTCCCGCGTCCAGGACACCACCATCGAGTCAAGGCGAACACTTTCATACcacagcaccagcagcagcagcacttTCAAAACCCCAACTACAATATGAACGTTATGATGCAGAGTATGAACTTGACCGACGATGGTAGCGGTGGCATGATGGGCATGAACTCCACCAAGAGTGCAGCCACCACGGGAAGCGAATCGGGCAGCTCGAATGGATCTTGTGGCGACCTGTCGCCCTCGGAGACGCCGACGCCCACGCAGCTCTCACTGCCATTGCACAGTTCAGTGGATGCGGGCATGGGCATGATCACTACGGTACTGCCCACCGGCCTGGGCGGCTATCAGCCGAAGCAGCACCACCTTAGCtacaagcagcagcagcaactcaACTTGCATCAGCGGCTAAACGGACGCAATGGGATGGATAAGAGCTATCAGCAAGTGTACACAACGGGCACGCAAAGTATCGTCAGCGATGCGCAGACTATCAGTAGCGGCAGCctacagcaacagcagcagctcaTCAGCCAGTCCCCGGTGACCACTCCGACGTCAACGGTGCTCCTCCAGACGCAACAACCACCGCCCACAGCCTACAACACGAGCTATCCATATCACCAGCGAGGACCCCCGCCGCCACAGCAGATATTCCAGGCGCACAGTGCGCCGCCGCCGCAGACGGTACGCGGTGGCTTCCGTTATCCGATGGGTCCGCCGCACAACGGTGAGCTCATCTACCCGGCCTTCCCCACGAGCCTGGCCTTCCTGCCGATGACGGCGGGCGGCACTCCCACGGCGGTGACGCCGCCCCAGCTGCAGAACCCGGCGGCCGTGGTCAGCACGAACGCGTTAACCGTGCAGACGGTACCCACGCCTCAGCCGCAACAGGTTCCCAGCACGACGCCGTACAGCGCGCTCACCGTCTGCCCCATAACGGGAGCGGGCGGTGGCGGGAACGGTCAGAAGGTCATCTCCTGCTATAACTGCGGATCGCAGACGCACAGCGGTCGCGAGTGTCAGGAGGCGTCCATGGAGGATGTGACGCGGAGTGCCAGCTACAAGTTGGACTACTCGGAGACAAGCATGGACACCAACTCCACGGGCGACCACCACAAGGATGTGGGCGGTATGCAGATCAGTTCGGCGACGACTGCGGGGACGGTGGCCAGTACGGGGAAATAA
- the Phlpp gene encoding protein phosphatase PHLPP-like protein, translated as MLKATRKPADPYKSKLKVSASHSGPHPLPVKLAEEEAEASTGGQTSPQKLSLKGSQLGGSIFIGNYNYLTQLEVCENEMEVLDLSSLAQLETLKCSRNKLMELIINATNLQTLVADQNYLHNISTTNTHPVPLKLQRIDISHNNFAELPNWIGACASLSALDASNNRLANVTGLLRNYRISQLVSLNLAYNDLRQLDQLPEAFASLRSLQLQSNELPNLPDNFFAVTYARLETLNASCNKLATLPRYEQNNHAALVNLSLAGNQLNDSIFEPLHNAAKLRVLHLAYNRIGVLPAACVRNWPELEILVMSGNMLQQLPEEVATLGQLRVLRCCNNLLLCTPQLAKLGMLKVLDLSHNHLDRVNLLALVPSRNLKYLDLSGNLQLQVDEQQFKVCQTQSQRHWSLIDVSGNNRAALPTTTLRQVNAQRGQSKTTGPWSMGFAETPGSGDCRKLSVCQLRATDYGGADEALYGMFEAMEGHSRVAQEMAHLVPELMKQEQLVKDSAVRDYMKFTLLAAQQQCGSVRSAALFHLTRTRAPSKVRPLKSKRYVLRMASTGRLDAYLIRRTSQLRLTESEAIQKDQSVSLVMPDPNVLELTLSNDDEYLVVGNAQLWSVMDIDRAAREIRKEENALLAAKRLVDIAQSFAAAENLSVIVVRFRHLGTDVDHLIRELKQSVRKKPQPVSLVSSSGSVCKRTCCDRSNACRHRAIEQEPLAGRSSPSGQSDRDLLAKDKDDEFVLAHARVLQEEQQLEMLDETESVLSEEQFKCWEYMLEQNTQLLFDKELNTISKSFTKQRTVPNAIMAAPAAPDRNDFTSNLMRSVTNKFISSSTPQLPQPLSSPIANSVPLGSYHQVKQPVPGHFGSALSFQQAQSYGYNLFDAKPRPKFSGNNVKRSGAPNSAYFGSLQRLMPYNFEYDFAVTQERERNILDEEEQDDDEFNEHESRMRKYWGVATTEL; from the exons ATGCTCAAAGCCACGAGGAAGCCAGCGGATCCATACAAATCGAAGCTGAAAGTTAGTGCCAGCCACAGTGGACCGCATCCACTGCCCGTCAAGctggcggaggaggaggcggaggCCTCCACCGGTGGCCAGACATCCCCCCAAAAGCTCAGTCTGAAGGGTAGCCAACTGGGGGGCAGCATCTTCATTGGCAACTACAAC TACTTGACCCAGCTGGAGGTATGCGAAAACGAAATGGAGGTCTTGGATCTCAGTTCACTGGCTCAACTGGAGACGCTCAAGTGCAGTCGGAACAAGCTGATGGAACTGATCATCAATGCCACCAATCTACAGACACTTGTAGCCGACCAAAATT ACCTGCACAACATCTCCACAACGAACACCCATCCGGTTCCGCTGAAGCTGCAACGCATCGATATCTCGCACAACAACTTCGCTGAGCTGCCCAACTGGATCGGAGCATGTGCATCCTTGTCCGCCCTGGACGCTTCGAACAATCGTCTAGCCAATGTGACGGGCCTGCTGCGCAACTACAGGATCAGTCAGTTGGTATCCTTGAACCTGGCGTACAACGATCTAAGGCAGCTGGACCAGTTGCCGGAGGCCTTTGCCAGCCTCCGTAGTCTCCAGCTGCAGAGCAACGAGCTGCCGAATCTTCCGGACAACTTCTTCGCCGTGACCTATGCTCGACTGGAAACGCTGAATGCCTCCTGCAACAAGTTGGCCACTCTGCCGCGCTACGAACAAAATAACCATGCCGCCCTGGTGAATCTCTCGCTGGCGGGGAATCAACTTAACGACAGTATCTTTGAGCCATTGCACAATGCCGCCAAATTGAGAGTACTTCATCTGGCCTACAATCGAATTGGGGTCCTGCCCGCCGCCTGTGTCCGCAATTGGCCGGAACTGGAGATCCTAGTTATGTCCGGCAACATGCTGCAACAGCTGCCCGAGGAGGTGGCCACTCTGGGACAGCTGAGAGTTCTCCGCTGCTGCAACAATCTACTGCTCTGCACCCCGCAACTGGCCAAATTGGGAATGCTTAAGGTGCTGGATCTCTCGCATAATCATCTGGATCGAGTCAATCTGCTGGCATTGGTTCCCTCAAGGAATCTCAAGTACCTGGACCTGTCGGGCAATCTGCAGTTGCAG GTGGACGAGCAGCAGTTCAAGGTCTGTCAGACCCAAAGCCAGCGACACTGGAGCCTAATAGACGTATCCGGCAACAACAGAGCCGCCCTGCCCACCACCACCCTTCGGCAGGTGAATGCCCAACGGGGACAGAGCAAGACGACGGGTCCCTGGTCCATGGGTTTCGCAGAGACTCCGGGATCTGGGGATTGCCGCAAGCTTTCGGTCTGCCAACTGCGAGCGACCGACTACGGAGGTGCCGATGAAGCCCTCTACGGGATGTTCGAGGCGATGGAAGGACATAGCCGGGTGGCTCAGGAAATGGCACATCTCGTGCCCGAACTGATGAAGCAGGAGCAGTTGGTCAAGGACTCGGCGGTAAGGGATTACATGAAGTTTACCCTGCTGGCGGCGCAGCAGCAATGTGGCAGTGTGCGGAGTGCCGCCTTGTTCCATCTAACTAGGACACGGGCTCCGTCGAAGGTGAGACCGCTTAAGAGCAAGCGTTATGTGCTGCGCATGGCCAGCACGGGACGTTTGGACGCCTACCTGATCCGCCGCACCTCCCAGTTGCGTCTGACTGAATCGGAAGCCATCCAAAAGGATCAGAGTGTTTCCTTGGTAATGCCAGATCCCAACGTTTTAGAG ctcaccctcagcaaCGATGACGAGTACCTGGTAGTGGGCAATGCCCAGCTCTGGTCAGTCATGGACATTGACCGGGCTGCCCGAGAAATCCGGAAGGAGGAGAATGCCCTGCTGGCAGCCAAGCGACTGGTGGACATTGCCCAGAGCTTTGCGGCGGCGGAGAATCTCAGTGTGATTGTTGTGCGCTTCCGGCATCTGGGCACCGACGTGGACCATCTCATCCGGGAGCTGAAGCAGAGTGTGCGCAAGAAGCCTCAGCCGGTCTCCCTGGTCTCGTCTAGTGGATCCGTTTGCAAGCGCACCTGCTGCGATCGGAGCAACGCATGTCGCCACCGGGCCATCGAACAGGAGccgctggcaggacgatcttCGCCAAGTGGTCAAAGCGATCGCGATCTTCTGGCCAAGGACAAGGACGATGAGTTCGTCCTGGCCCATGCCCGCGTTCTGCAGGAGGAACAACAGTTGGAGATGCTGGACGAAACGGAATCGGTACTATCCGAGGAACAGTTCAAATGCTGGGAGTATATGCTTGAGCAGAACACTCAACTGTTGTTCGACAAGGAACTGAACACCATTTCCAAGTCATTCACGAAACAGCGAACCGTTCCCAATGCCATTATGGCAGCTCCTGCTGCTCCGGATCGCAACGATTTCACCTCGAATCTGATGCGCAGTGTCACCAACAAGTTCATCTCGTCTAGCACGCCGCAATTGCCCCAGCCTCTGAGCTCCCCCATAGCGAATTCCGTGCCCTTGGGATCGTATCATCAGGTGAAGCAGCCGGTTCCCGGACACTTTGGCAGTGCCCTGTCCTTTCAGCAGGCCCAGAGTTATGGGTACAATCTGTTCGATGCCAAACCGCGACCCAAGTTTTCCGGGAACAATGTAAAACGTTCCGGAGCACCAAATTCCGCCTACTTTGGATCCCTTCAGCGACTTATGCCCTATAATTTTGAGTACGATTTTGCCGTGACCCAGGAGCGGGAGAGGAACATCCTGgacgaggaggagcaggacgATGATGAGTTCAACGAGCACGAGAGTCGCATGCGAAAATACTGGGGAGTGGCCACCACGGAACTCTAG
- the Dus4 gene encoding tRNA-dihydrouridine(20a/20b) synthase [NAD(P)+]-like isoform X1, with protein sequence MIDLPQQRPHHDISALFAEAHPDFLRVSAPMVRYSKLEFRRLVRLNGVQLAFTPMMISDSINNSEKARQNEFSTGSDDQPVIAQFAAKDPTEFVTSAQLIYPYVDGIDLNCGCPQSWAMAKGYGCGMLRQPELVRQVVQQVRQTLPVDFSVSVKMRLLGGDESLQRTIDLARQLEHAGVTFLTLHGRTPAQKHSKDTLDIPAMSEVRKSLQIPLIVNGNVESYMDACDMHEQTGAAGVMAARGLLDNPALFNSSYPESRTTPLSCVQQWLDIAAAAGDNLLFQCFHHHLTFMWSAQMKRDLRVQFNSLGTKEQVVDFLKEHYNLQYENDPTPANYTDCTYTHFTPPKHARHIAAESDEQAWSSQSDGKFFTEFRAHQLTGTGGEDLELGGLFGNEE encoded by the exons atgaTTGACTTGCCGCAACAGAGACCGCACCACGACATCTCCGCGCTGTTCGCGGAGGCACATCCGGATTTTCTGCGGGTGAGCGCTCCAA TGGTTCGCTACAGTAAACTAGAATTCCGGAGGCTCGTGCGACTCAATGGAGTACAACTCGCCTTTACGCCGATGATGATCTCGGACTCGATCAACAACAGCGAGAAGGCCCGCCAGAACGAGTTCTCCACGGGATCCGATGACCAGCCGGTGATTGCCCAGTTTGCGGCTAAGGATCCCACGGAATTCGTGACCTCTGCCCAGCTCATATATCCCTATGTGGATGGCATCGATTTAAATTGCGGATGTCCGCAGAGTTGGGCTATGGCAAAGGGCTATGGATGCGGAATGCTGCGCCAGCCGGAACTAGTACGTCAGGTGGTGCAGCAGGTGAGACAAACGCTGCCCGTCGACTTCAGTGTCTCGGTGAAAATGCGTCTACTGGGAGGAGATGAGTCCTTGCAGCGCACCATTGATCTGGCACGCCAGTTGGAGCACGCTGGCGTCACCTTCCTCACTCTCCACGGCCGGACACCAGCGCAAAAGCACTCGAAGGACACACTGGACATCCCAGCCATGTCAGAAGTACGCAAATCACTGCAGATCCCCCTGATAGTCAATGGCAATGTGGAGAGCTACATGGATGCTTGCGATATGCATGAGCAGACGGGAGCCGCTGGTGTGATGGCTGCCCGTGGCTTGCTCGACAATCCGGCGCTCTTTAATAGCTCCTATCCGGAGAGCAGAACGACGCCTCTGTCCTGTGTGCAACAGTGGCTGGATATAGCAGCAGCTGCCGGAGACAACCTCCTGTTTCAGTGCTTTCACCATCACCTCACCTTCATGTGGAGCGCCCAAATGAAGCGAGACCTGCGCGTTCAATTTAACAGTTTGGGAACCAAAGAGCAGGTTGTGGACTTCCTGAAAGAACACTATAATCTGCAATATGAGAATGATCCAACACCGGCTAACTATACGGATTGCACCTACACTCACTTCACGCCGCCAAAGCACGCCAGGCACATTGCCGCCGAATCGGATGAGCAGGCCTGGAGTTCGCAAAGCGATGGCAAGTTCTTTACGGAATTCAGGGCGCACCAGTTGACAGGTACTGGCGGAGAAGATCTGGAACTGGGAGGACTCTTTGGCAACGAAGAGTAA
- the Dus4 gene encoding tRNA-dihydrouridine(20a/20b) synthase [NAD(P)+]-like isoform X2 has product MMISDSINNSEKARQNEFSTGSDDQPVIAQFAAKDPTEFVTSAQLIYPYVDGIDLNCGCPQSWAMAKGYGCGMLRQPELVRQVVQQVRQTLPVDFSVSVKMRLLGGDESLQRTIDLARQLEHAGVTFLTLHGRTPAQKHSKDTLDIPAMSEVRKSLQIPLIVNGNVESYMDACDMHEQTGAAGVMAARGLLDNPALFNSSYPESRTTPLSCVQQWLDIAAAAGDNLLFQCFHHHLTFMWSAQMKRDLRVQFNSLGTKEQVVDFLKEHYNLQYENDPTPANYTDCTYTHFTPPKHARHIAAESDEQAWSSQSDGKFFTEFRAHQLTGTGGEDLELGGLFGNEE; this is encoded by the coding sequence ATGATGATCTCGGACTCGATCAACAACAGCGAGAAGGCCCGCCAGAACGAGTTCTCCACGGGATCCGATGACCAGCCGGTGATTGCCCAGTTTGCGGCTAAGGATCCCACGGAATTCGTGACCTCTGCCCAGCTCATATATCCCTATGTGGATGGCATCGATTTAAATTGCGGATGTCCGCAGAGTTGGGCTATGGCAAAGGGCTATGGATGCGGAATGCTGCGCCAGCCGGAACTAGTACGTCAGGTGGTGCAGCAGGTGAGACAAACGCTGCCCGTCGACTTCAGTGTCTCGGTGAAAATGCGTCTACTGGGAGGAGATGAGTCCTTGCAGCGCACCATTGATCTGGCACGCCAGTTGGAGCACGCTGGCGTCACCTTCCTCACTCTCCACGGCCGGACACCAGCGCAAAAGCACTCGAAGGACACACTGGACATCCCAGCCATGTCAGAAGTACGCAAATCACTGCAGATCCCCCTGATAGTCAATGGCAATGTGGAGAGCTACATGGATGCTTGCGATATGCATGAGCAGACGGGAGCCGCTGGTGTGATGGCTGCCCGTGGCTTGCTCGACAATCCGGCGCTCTTTAATAGCTCCTATCCGGAGAGCAGAACGACGCCTCTGTCCTGTGTGCAACAGTGGCTGGATATAGCAGCAGCTGCCGGAGACAACCTCCTGTTTCAGTGCTTTCACCATCACCTCACCTTCATGTGGAGCGCCCAAATGAAGCGAGACCTGCGCGTTCAATTTAACAGTTTGGGAACCAAAGAGCAGGTTGTGGACTTCCTGAAAGAACACTATAATCTGCAATATGAGAATGATCCAACACCGGCTAACTATACGGATTGCACCTACACTCACTTCACGCCGCCAAAGCACGCCAGGCACATTGCCGCCGAATCGGATGAGCAGGCCTGGAGTTCGCAAAGCGATGGCAAGTTCTTTACGGAATTCAGGGCGCACCAGTTGACAGGTACTGGCGGAGAAGATCTGGAACTGGGAGGACTCTTTGGCAACGAAGAGTAA
- the LOC108021110 gene encoding uncharacterized protein: protein MRRRELQTIQLKLSDLKEYEQAKMERLRSRQQLLTPRTPTPPSDSEVLPVTSSSVPAVLLASGRKQDDDADKSEPTTKPSTSST from the coding sequence ATGCGACGCCGCGAACTGCAAACCATCCAGCTGAAGCTGTCTGATCTCAAGGAGTACGAGCAGGCCAAGATGGAGCGCCTGAGGAGCCGCCAGCAGCTGCTGACTCCCCGGACGCCCACGCCCCCGTCCGACAGCGAGGTGCTGCCGGTGACCTCCAGTAGCGTACCGGCTGTTCTCCTGGCCAGCGGCAGGAAACAGGACGATGACGCCGACAAATCGGAGCCCACAACCAAGCCCAGCACATCCTCCACCTAG